The Cucurbita pepo subsp. pepo cultivar mu-cu-16 chromosome LG05, ASM280686v2, whole genome shotgun sequence nucleotide sequence TGGTTTGAGCTACGGATGNtttttttttttttttttttttttttttttttttttttttttttttttttttttttttttttttttttacttgagGCATTGCATCAGTGAGGGGGAAGAGACCTGAGCCATGGAAGCAAACTTAGTGCtgaaagaaatggaagttAACGGTCTCCTTGAATCACATAATAACTCTTTTAATTACTTGGGGTATCATATCTTTTAACCTTGCTGTAAGGATCTTATTTTAGGGCAAGGTATTGGTCctaaggaagaagaaaggaagagagatGCAAAGGAGTGATGTTCCCACCAGATGATAAATCTAAGAATATCTCCTTCCTGAACCTTGAGAATGGAGCTCGTTTGAAACTTGActatttcaattcttttagaactattttccttttgtaattgGTTCACATCGAGGTGCATTTGTGTTAACTTTTCTGTGGGAGACGGTACAATTTGATTGAACAGTTTTAGTATGTTTCtccatttcaaaaaataagaaaaaagaattcagAATCTTTGTGGTGAGTATGTCTACTCAGCTTCTTGCAAGGTGTCGTCAAGATGCTACTTAGTTTGGAAGGCAGACCTCAACTGTGATAATGGTCTAATTTCAGACATTTTAGTTGGAAATCTAGATGTTTTCTTTTGGACTGGTTCGTAtaccaaaattttagaagtaTGGTTTTCTATCAAGCAAACCTGGAAGGCATTTTTGCACTCAAGTTTTTGCCTGGAGTTTGTGGTTCCGGCCAACCACCTTTATCAAGAGGCTAAGTAAGTTGTTTTGGAAAAGATACTGAGATAATAAAGCTCTGATTACCAGGgccatataattttaaatgtgaaGTTAGTTATCTCATTATTCAACACTGTTCTCAAGGCTTATTTGACAGGGAAAAGATCAACCATTAGTTGTGTATCTCATGATgtagttttattttgtctgATTTTGATCAAGTGGCCATCTGCTAAAGTTCTAGATCGGGATATGATATTTATTCTTGTTCTAAATGATGCAAATCTTCAAATGTAGGTCAATGAAAATTGTTTGTATTTCTTCCATGAAGGTACTCTATTATGATAACTTCTCTTGATGAATGTTTCATTGATGTTCTCTCTTATTGCAGGGGGCTCAACTCAGAAAGCATATTGATGCCACTCTTGGTAGTGGAAACTTGAGGGAAGCAGTTAGACTTCCAACTGGGGAGGATTTGAATGAATGGCTGGCTGTTAACAGTGAGTTGTACATTCTGCCTACTCTATGTTCTCTCTCCTTCAGTTCTTTCTTTCATGTTGATAAGCCCTTTTTTATGAATTGGTTAATGGTTTTACAATTTCTGTGACTATGTATTATCATACCTTCTGCTTACTATGTCTCTCATAAACgctttgttcttttctccTTGTATTTGATGAATGTTGTTACATTCTTTATCCAGTCGACACAGAACATGTTGTTTTCACCATTTCTATTTAGCCAGGATCCTTCGTAAAATCAATCTCTAAAATAcagttgaatttttatttcagCTGTGGATTTCTTCAACCAGGTGAATTTGCTATATGGAACCCTCACAGAGTTCTGTACTCCTGAGAATTGTCCTACAATGACTGCTGGACCCAAGTACGGGATACTGGATAATAGTCGAGTTTCTTCTGATGTTTAACACAAATTAGAAATTTACTCTGTACAAGACAGTCCTTTCAatcatttcaactttttttttttttttgacttgTTTGTGTGACTACAGTTATCTTGAGTAACTTGTCATGCATGCTTTCTGAATATAggaatttttcaatttatttgagtGTTGCTTGCTGTATTATATGGTTGATGGTTCATACAAGGAAAAATAGTGTATTTTGTAGGGTCATTCGCTTGTTTGCTGATTCTACTgctatatttatttgtaataaatttaggTGTAGAACTTTTTAGTGTGGGTTTTGAGTGCTTATACCTGAATGATGACTATATGGATATCCTTGCATTTGAATGACgtttctctttgttttgaaACGTTTCTTTGAACTCCTAAATATGGTTTCAGTTTATACCTAGATCATTTCAAACCCTGTCCATTCCAAGAAATTATGCCTATTTTGACGTATGAACATGGAGCTTGATTATCTAATTTCCTTGAGaatccttttttcttattttttctccATCCTCTGTTCCTctgaaaagttttaaattaattttacagGTATGAGTATAGGTGGGCTGATGGTGTACAAATTAAAAAGCCTATTGAGGTCTCTGCTTCAAAATACGTTGAATATTTAATGGATTGGATTGAATCTCAGCTCGATGACGAATCAATATTCCCTCAAAAGCTTGGTAATCATCAGTCGTGTTTGCTAAAAAAGTTGAGTTTCTGGGATTATTCTTATTAATTGTTCGATTTCCTTTGTTAGGTACGCCATTTCCTCCAAACTTCAAGGAGGTTGTGAAGACGATATTTAAAAGGTTGTTCCGTGTATACGCCCACATATACCATTCTCACTTCCAGAAAATTGTGAGCCTTAAGGAGGAGGCACATTTAAATACATGCTTCAAGCATTTCATACTTTTTACCCATGTAAGTCATTCATTCAGATTagcttatttttataatttattatttctactggcagtttatatattttttttttataaaacaaGTGCTTCCACTACGCCTAGAAAGCACATTAATTATATGGCTATGGTCGGTTCTTGAACATATTAACTCAATGATTAAGAAATTATGTTAGGAGGAAGATGGTTTATTGTTCACTCGTTGACATATTACAATCATGTTTTCTTGGCTAGAACACTTGTATCTTTCAAGAATCTTACTCGTTTACCGTGCCATTTCTCCAGGAATTTGGTTTAATTGACAAAAGGGAGCTGGCTCCGCTTCAGGAGCTGATTGAATCCATTATTGTTCCATACTGAACAGGTTTACATAACTGGACAGAAAACCTATTCTAGAGACACAACTAATGAAATAATCAATTGCTTTCTGCATTTTACTGTAATGTTTGTATGGTGGTGTTATTGTGTACATGTGTTCTGTATTTGAATGTTTTAAGTTTGTGGATGCTCCTCTTCCCATGGACCAAGCTGATTAAGGAAACCAGCTTCTTGGTTCAAAGGGAATGAAGTTGATGGCTTGCTAGGTTAAATGtatcttctcctttttctcaCATGAGGTGTTAGCATTTCAAATTGCATAAATTTCAATACAGGTTACTGTTTGAGGtggtaaatttttatttatgtattctTATGAGCATGGTGTAAACTCTCTTGTTTGCATTGCCATCCAACATTTTTTGTACTTCGGAAGGTTTCATCGGCACGAGTAGCAATATGTTATGCATATTACTTTAGTTCTTTCTGACATGAAAATGTCGTAAAtgtcgaaaaaaaaaaatgcaacaaaTTGTCAACATGGTCACTTGTAGCTTATTTtgatatctttttattttctcttccttATAAGACCTTGTGAGTTTGTGGTCTTTTATGAGTCGGTTGATGATATTTTGGTTTTCCTTTCCAGCTTTTTGAGAAATAGTAGCATTTGACaactatttttgtttctaattttccttttttttagaaatatttccAGAATTGTGAAGTAAGAACTTTGAATACGACACATTATGGTTatgttttttcaaatataaataaaagcattttttcttcattaactttaaattacacaataaatattacataattctttttttatatttaattgtaaaagctattttcatgaaatttgttagaattttatctaatttttaagAAGCTAGATAGGTTTAtcgatttcttttttcactaaaaaaaaggaagaacaaggaaaaaaatttcCACCTAAATTAAACAATGGAAAATTGACAATATTCTGTTATGTCGTCATTTGCATTTCAAAatatgagagtttatgctgaaaaataaatatagttaatttttaCATAAATGTTTATATCGTGTAACTTTATCAACACCCGACTTTCATATAGACGAACAAATAGGATATGATTAAATGATTGAAAAACACCCGACTTTCATATAGACGAACAAATAGGATATGattgaattattgaaaaattctaaaatgtttCCAACCAAatagaaacttttaaaagataaataccaaataaataaataaaagcttttAAATACTAGGGACTAGAACATAAATTTAGCCCTAATTTTTAAGGAAGGAAAAGTAGTCTCATTTGTGTTCTAAACAATTAGGAGCCAAAGACAGCAAAACCAGATCTGTATCCAAGTATGAATTTCTAAGGGACGACTTTATTGGCCAAGGCCTACGAACTCTGAGTAATTCTCAGAAGAGGTCCTATATTCGAATTATCAAGTAAacttaataagaaaaattcttGATCTACGTACTAGTAGAGGTGCAAGCTTCGTTGAAGAATTTGTATATTAGATATGgaaatttctataaataatgaaaaaataaaaacgaaGAACATTACGAAACCAAACAGGTCTTTTACCAGATGAACAAAAACTTGTCAAATTCTTCAATCatatgaacaaaaacaagttGGATACTTTTACCACATATTCTTTGAAGGCTGCTTGACAAACTTTGAAATAGGAGGACAAGAAGCTTCAAAGCTTTATCCAGAGGTGAACTACGCTCGCATGGATGATTACCTGAAGAAATTTATGAGCACATCAAAGAAGAGGTTGATTATGAACTTAATAGCAATGCATGCCAAAACAAATACACTTGTTAATTTCTTCCCCTGTGTAGTTAAGTTTGATTCCAGTATTTGTAATCTTTGAAGTTACACTATCAATCatagtttcttttttgctttctttgatttcctttgcaacaaacatatatattgatatgtacATTTTTAAGCAAATGTCTTTCTATCGAAAAAGATAACAGAACATCATTCATCTCTTCAAAATCTGAATTCACAAAACTATCATTATTCTCGGTTGATTAACTTAGGGGTGGCTTACTAACAAAGCTAAAAGGAAATATTGTTTATACATAGCACTACTAAGTCTCACCATGCTAATAAATTGTAAAGAATGAGTTTATAATACATACTTTTACAATGTTCTTGTAGCATTGATATGAAACTCATTCAATTAAGGACATGTTTGGATGACTTTCAAGTGTTAGCTTTCAATCCAATGCAACAGCTAAAATAACATCTCAAACAACTTTCTCTTGATTGAGCTTgaacaaaagataaaagagCTACCAAGCAGATGAGTATGTCttgaatattttagaaaattattctTAATAGTAATCAATATTGCACAATGTAATTTCAACTAAATTGGCACAACAATGATGCCTTTTAACATTTAACTCATTCTAAACTATTACTTGTTAGGAACAACAAAACTCCacattggtatgatattgtccactttgatcatAAACTCTTATGAGTTTACTTTCAGTGTCCTTTTCTTATATAtccatgatcttcctcttaattagtcaatgtggtaTCATGAATCTTCACTATaactacacctttgaggctcacaacttctttgttcgacacttgaggaagATATTAAGTTAAgataagggcatgactctgataccatgttaggaacaaCAAACCTCTCTATTAATATGGTATTATCCACTttaagtataagctctcatgtctCCCAATTGGTTGGATTGTAGGTTAATGATTTACTTTATGGGTGAGGTCTTTGGTTCAAGTCTaagatgttttgtttttggtttcttcaaAAGGtcttataccaatggagatagtgttccttaTTCATGTACCCATGGTCTTCTCCTTCATTAGCCAAGTTTGGGActtcaacaatcctcaacataagATAAAGAGAATCTAATACATGAGAAAAAGACATGAGGCACGAATATATCGAATGAGCTATATGGAAGTTCTTACTCCCTCCCAAATACTATTATATGCTTGCGTATGTCATTAAAGTACGTACTTTATATCACAAGCAACCTTACCTCGAACAAGGAAGCACTTTTGCCTTAAGCATTTCACCATTCGCGCTAAAGTCAAAGCCACCTTTTGGATTTCAAATCAAAGTTTATCATGTTCCTTTCAACATTAAACACGTTTGTGTCTTCTTCTCCAGCCTCCACTTTGCATATCTGGATGGGTGAACCGCTGGTCGTTTTACAAGTATCGTTTCCATTTGCCGCACGATCTCTCATTTCATGtttcttaaacttttcaatttgatcTGACAGAGCCGCGTCAAAGTTTAGTAACATCATTCCCGTGTTTTCAAGACTTCCAAGATTACTGTTAATGGCAAGCGCCAGACTCTTTTGTGCTTTCTCTAAGATATCTTGCAAGTATTTTCCTTGAGCCTCTATTCTCATTTGTAACTTATTTTGTACCTGTCTTTACAATGACCAATAAAATGACAATTGATCACAAACTTGAGATCGAATCTGTTATAATTAGAAGAATTAAGCAAGATATACCTCGAGTTGTTCTAGTATTGTTTTCTGCACTTCAACCTGTGATTTTAGTGCCGCAGCAATTTGCAACCCTCTGTTTAAGTTAAGACCATTATATAAAATGAAGGTACATtgacaatttatatataaaatggaATATTATGATGCAATAGATAATCACACATTCAAGAATGTTTGCCtccttttgttatttttattttcataccTACCTTGTAGGAGAACTTCGAATTCTGAGAAAACTGTACTTAACAAGAAGCTTAGTTTTTCTCACTGATTTAATTTCAGTATCCATGAtgagagaataaaaaaaaaacaaaaaaaaaaacaatataacgCTAACTTATATGTTTGCAAAAATACTATTGAAGCCATTGAAATGTCAGTAAAATTCGAACATGTAGAAGAACATTGATGAGATACAAAAAGACAGACCTGTCATCTTCCTCAACTGTAAAATTGCTGATTATCcctgaaaattttattgttagaATTTATGAATGAGCTTTCTAGAGTTAAACACTACGATGCAAACAAGAGAATATACGAATTAAAACCAGATGGCGTCTAGTAAAATGTAAATGCTCAGAAGAATAACAAACTATTTGATAAGTAATATCAGATACAGAAAgattatcaaaatatatgtACTCTGGGAATTCAAAGTCTTTAGGGTAAAATTAGCAAATGCAATCAAAAGAGGTACTTACAAATTGTCCTATGTCCAGACAGATTGACTTACCGCTGTTTTCATTCCTTTTCTCAGCCACATTTTGCTTTCGTGTTTGCAGTCCAAGTCTATACTTctgaagattaaaaatttctGTCATTTCATTCCCATTCAAGCCATAATAAGAGAAGTGAGATATCATGAAGCAATGGTTTCAATACTTACCTGCAAATGGCTCTTCAAGTGGTACAAAGTCAAGCCCTTTAAACCCATCAATCTTAACACAGACTTGGGAGTTGCTTCTGAAAAAGACAATGCCCTCTAACAGCTTAAATTAATATAGTTCATtgcaggaaaaaaaaaaaaaaaaaaaaaaaaaNaaaaaaaaaaaaaaaaaaaaaaaaaaaaaaaaaaaaaaaaaaaaaaaaaaaagcagccCTGATATATAGGCTAGtttacaatataatataagtTCGAACTATCaacataaattttcttttctaaattcGACTGCTAAAAGTATTCATCTACTTCTCATGTCCATGAATTGATGGGATTGTCTAGAAAAGCACTTGGGCGATCAGTCAGTCTTTCTCTTCAGACTggcgattggagaagggacaaaaggaaaaggaactACCGACAGTTGACTACAATACTGCCATTGGCAGCATCTAAAATAGAATGCTCTAACAACTGATGACAGATCTCCATCAAGAAGCAATTactaaatgaatttaaattatgtcCTGTTACCCACGAACATCATTGAATCACCACTTCATTTCCCAAAACAATAATTAGACGAATTCGTTTGATAGTAAGCTGCAATTTACATATAGCTAATGAGATTGGAAGAATTCGCCTAGAAAGCCATTAATATCTCTCAGTTTCAGCAATATAAGAACACAGAACAAGGTCAACAAATATTCGATATAAAATACGATATTGTTAATGTTCAAGATCATCATTCAAAAACGAGAGAAAATTCCAAACCAGGcgcaattttaaaaaagattacaaGGAAACTGCAAGAATGATGAACGCGAAACTTACTTCCAGGGCCACCGAGCTTGGTGACAGCGTCCACAAAACGGTCGTGAAGATCAGCCGTCCATCTCAGCCTTGGCTTAGGGTCTCTCGTCATCAGCACGCCATTCTCGTACGGGTAATTCCGTTCCATTTTCCAGCAGATCGAAAATTCAACTCATCAGCCTcaccattttccttcttcctctaCTTTCCTTCCCTTCTCTACGCCAAATTTCAGTCTCTCCCTACTCAGCTCTAATTAATAATCCTCGTTCTTCTTCCTAACACAGATACTTTCAATCCAATCACACTTCAAATTCAAGGATGTTAACTGAATGGATAAGCCAGAGCTGACTAATTTAACACAGAAAACAACTCGACTTCAATCGGCAACAAATCAAGTGAAGGAAATCAATCACCGTTAGGCTCTGATCACTGATGACTCCTCGATCTTCTTCCAACACAGAAATGTCCAATCCAATCACACTTGAAACATCAACGACCTCAAGGCATAGACTACTGAGTACACTCCTCGATCTTCTTCGCCCAAACACAAAATACTTGCATTAATCCAACAAATCACGCTTCAAATTCAGAGATGATCATCGAATAAAATAGTCGTAGAACAGAAACtcaacacaaaaacaaactcGGTTTACATTCGGAAACAAAGACAGTGAAGGGAATAATCAATGGCGGGGTAGAGGGAAGCAAATGGAGCGAACCACGGCGACGAATATGAAGGCAACACTAAATCCataatagaaaaggaaaatatacgAGGCGCCAAGTCTCCTTTCTTACGGTCTCCTCCACGAATAGCAACCGTTCGATCAATGATATCTTTGACTGGGCAGTTAAAAATGCGGATGTCAAGAGGAAAAGGCAGGCTCACCGTGAGAACAATGTAGACGATAGTTTTAATGTGCCACATGGATGCCAGCGTGGATTATTCGTCCGGCGTCCACGGGTAAAGGAATATTAGCAGAGTCACGTGTCGCGTAGGTTTGGCGCGTGTATACTAGTAAAGGAATACGACGCAGTTTTATGGtctatttttatgtttcaaatatatgtttaattgaattttttgttttttttttcctttaattttttatattttaaaaaattttagtttttatttgtaaatttaatgttgattttgtaatttaatttatttaaatttgacatttacaatgaaaataatttgtattCTTTATAGTGCTCGGAATTGATAATgtttatcatatttaaaaaaaaaattagtactttatttttattaaaaaaaattatattttcaaaagtttcaattttgtatttaatattaataacgaaatacttaaaattttaaaacttaaatttataagTTGGGTTTAAGTGTAAATCGACCCGTTTTTCTTGGGCCTGGGCCTTAGGCCCAAATTGGTGAAAATGTAAAGGCGCCAATACCAACCTTCGCCTAGCGTaggtttctctctctctttaacAATTCCTTTTGGTCATACGACGGCGACGACGATGCTCAGGTGGTGTTCGAAGCTTCGATCTGCGGCGGCGAAACCATCTCAAATTGTACATAGCGTTTCTTCCACCCGCAGGATCTTTCACTCTGCTCCATCACTTTACCAGCCTCTC carries:
- the LOC111795862 gene encoding MOB kinase activator-like 1A isoform X1 produces the protein MSLFGLGSRNQRTFRPKKSAPSGSKGAQLRKHIDATLGSGNLREAVRLPTGEDLNEWLAVNTVDFFNQVNLLYGTLTEFCTPENCPTMTAGPKYEYRWADGVQIKKPIEVSASKYVEYLMDWIESQLDDESIFPQKLGTPFPPNFKEVVKTIFKRLFRVYAHIYHSHFQKIVSLKEEAHLNTCFKHFILFTHEFGLIDKRELAPLQELIESIIVPY
- the LOC111795862 gene encoding MOB kinase activator-like 1A isoform X2, with the translated sequence MSLFGLGRNQRTFRPKKSAPSGSKGAQLRKHIDATLGSGNLREAVRLPTGEDLNEWLAVNTVDFFNQVNLLYGTLTEFCTPENCPTMTAGPKYEYRWADGVQIKKPIEVSASKYVEYLMDWIESQLDDESIFPQKLGTPFPPNFKEVVKTIFKRLFRVYAHIYHSHFQKIVSLKEEAHLNTCFKHFILFTHEFGLIDKRELAPLQELIESIIVPY
- the LOC111795860 gene encoding myb family transcription factor PHL11-like, translated to MERNYPYENGVLMTRDPKPRLRWTADLHDRFVDAVTKLGGPGKATPKSVLRLMGLKGLTLYHLKSHLQKYRLGLQTRKQNVAEKRNENSGIISNFTVEEDDRGLQIAAALKSQVEVQKTILEQLEVQNKLQMRIEAQGKYLQDILEKAQKSLALAINSNLGSLENTGMMLLNFDAALSDQIEKFKKHEMRDRAANGNDTCKTTSGSPIQICKVEAGEEDTNVFNVERNMINFDLKSKRWL